One genomic segment of Oncorhynchus nerka isolate Pitt River linkage group LG16, Oner_Uvic_2.0, whole genome shotgun sequence includes these proteins:
- the LOC115144283 gene encoding histone-lysine N-methyltransferase PRDM9-like isoform X1, producing MITKIISNYRFQEVQVVQSTVMSEEVIVVEWADPGVSEEGCQVQIITDNPSAVFSDSLVQNILVNTVVQGQEEGHQLLDDNGNDLYCEECHTSNKDQCDVQGGLSFMLDSPTPMGIPQRALLTLPHGLVVGRSSIPGAGLGVLNQGPAVAPGMHFGPCEGEVTTRERAVASDYSWEVLNSKSESEYIDAARDTHSNWMRYVNCARNEEEGNLIALQYRGIVFFHCCRSIPPGDEFLFWPGGRFIERFRDPSDQIWLRKCTPSEFRTDLSSQVFLCCQCQLTFTTKSYLQKHTEKSHSLDLSPASELSELDNHLSNGNVKPDPMSSSSVGELAYRCPQCPKSFKQKGHVQRHMRNVHSKVKPYCCIHCRRCFAQLSCLARHQIRVHGKKKKQGIEEFMSEEVRGKSQPPPDRTQETESSTSDAPPTGTSVLFPCPHCPFSSTVESSLCQHMKSHDQREKVIKMQAFVEVRGESTHKPESPELPSDALHTEPQTDEPAQRGEEANSCSQCGKRFKQKGHFQRHMRAVHSNVRPYCCPQCRKCFAQGYDLARHQLRVHGTKKKRRVVEVRGENLPRPPSDSAWEPEPPSNDSPTETQTGRAPSQRLRNLRVKSTRTSKAKTKTNAPKQRQISTKKRSHSDPDSDDLDMKEMEGEAVGEEAQYSCTECQGTYDNPESLRSHQCIQVVVGPPPYSCSTCGVTFKRYTTLKKHKLNKHPKENMRYCCTRCGRFFSQAAGLQRHLEAEVCKDIQLSSEAVPCSYCQFSFTEERYLRKHVKRHHPEEYVSQASGLGSGLIPPEQKAVEGGEVHLCFQCGKSYKYVKCFKSHRCFQSVTAKRYLCNDCGKGFSCFYSLKQHQRIHTGEKPYRCSYCEKCFSHSGQLNVHVRIHTGEKPFLCTECGETFRQSGDLKRHERKHTGVKPCTCPECGKSFSRPQSLKAHQLLHNGEKLYKCDQCVKRFSRNYHLTRHHEKMHS from the exons ATTGTGAGGAGTGTCATACCTCCAACAAAGACCAGTGTGATGTCCAAGGTGGTCTGTCCTTCATGCTGGACTCTCCCACTCCAATGGGTATACCCCAGAGGGCCCTCCTCACCCTACCCCATGGGCTGGTGGTAGGCAGGTCCAGTATCCCAGGGGCAGGCCTGGGGGTCCTAAATCAAGGGCCAGCTGTGGCCCCAGGAATGCACTTTGGCCCCTGTGAGGGGGAGGTGACTACCAGGGAAAGAGCAGTAGCAAGTGACTATTCCTGGGAG GTCTTGAACAGTAAGAGTGAATCTGAGTACATCGATGCTGCACGAGACACTCATTCCAACTGGATGAG GTATGTTAACTGTGCTCGTAATGAAGAGGAGGGTAATCTCATAGCACTCCAGTACAGGGGGATTGTTTTCTTCCACTGCTGCCGCTCCATCCCCCCAGGAGATGAGTTCCTGTTTTGGCCTGGGGGCAGATTCATCGAAAGGTTTAGGGACCCCTCTGATCAAATCTGGCTCCGAAAGTGCACCCCTTCAG AGTTTAGAACAGATTTGTCGTCTCAGGTTTTCCTCTGCTGTCAGTGCCAGCTTACTTTCACCACCAAGTCCTACCTTCAAAAACATACAGAGAAATCACACTCTCTGGACCTATCACCTGCATCTGAACTGAGTGAGCTTGACAATCACCTTTCTAACGGCAATGTAAAGCCAGACCCGATGTCGTCGTCCTCTGTAGGGGAGTTGGCCTACCGGTGCCCTCAGTGTCCTAAGAGCTTTAAGCAGAAGGGCCACGTCCAGAGACACATGCGAAATGTCCACTCCAAGGTTAAACCGTACTGCTGCATCCATTGTAGGAGGTGTTTCGCTCAGCTGTCTTGTCTGGCCAGGCACCAGATACGAGTTCATGGAAAGAAGAAGAAGCAGGGAATAGAAGAGTTTATGTCTGAAGAGGTCAGAGGGAAGAGTCAGCCACCCCCTGACAGGACCCAGGAAACAGAGTCCTCCACCTCCGATGCTCCACCTACAGGGACCTCGGTCTTATTCCCGTGTCCTCATTGCCCATTCTCTTCTACTGTGGAGAGCAGCCTTTGTCAGCACATGAAGAGCCATGACCAAAGGGAAAAGGTCATCAAAATGCAGGCTTTTGTAGAGGTCAGAGGGGAGAGCACCCATAAACCTGAATCCCCAGAACTCCCCTCTGATGCTCTACATACAGAGCCCCAGACAGATGAGCCGGCACAAAGAGGTGAGGAGGCCAACAGCTGCTCTCAGTGTGGGAAGCGCTTTAAACAGAAGGGTCACTTCCAAAGACACATGCGAGCTGTCCACTCCAACGTCAGACCCTACTGCTGCCCCCAGTGCAGGAAGTGTTTTGCTCAGGGGTATGACCTGGCGAGGCACCAGCTACGAGTTCACGGAACGAAGAAGAAGCGTCGAGTAGTAGAGGTCAGAGGGGAGAATCTGCCCCGACCGCCCTCTGACAGCGCCTGGGAACCGGAGCCCCCCTCCAATGATTCACCTACAGAGACCCAGACTGGAAGAGCTCCCTCTCAGAGACTAAGAAACCTCAGAGTAAAGTCCACCAGGACCTCTAAAGCCAAAACTAAGACAAACGCACCAAAACAAAGACAAATCAGTACCAAGAAGAGATCCCATTCAGATCCTGATTCAGATGATCTGGACatgaaggagatggagggagaggctgTTGGAGAGGAGGCCCAGTACAGCTGCACTGAGTGTCAGGGAACCTACgacaacccagagtctctcagatcCCATCAGTGCATCCAAGTCGTGGTGGGGCCGCCGCCGTATTCTTGCTCTACATGTGGGGTTACCTTCAAACGGTACACCACCCTGAAGAAGCACAAGCTCAACAAGCACCCGAAGGAAAATATGCGTTATTGCTGCACCCGCTGTGGAAGGTTCTTCAGTCAGGCTGCCGGTCTACAGCGCCACCTGGAGGCAGAAGTATGTAAGGACATCCAGCTGAGCTCTGAAGCTGTCCCCTGCTCCTACTGCCAATTCTCCTTCACCGAGGAGAGGTACCTCCGGAAGCACGTTAAGAGACACCACCCTGAGGAGTATGTCTCTCAAGCCTCAGGCCTGGGCTCAGGCCTCATTCCGCCAGAGCAGAAGGCCGTGGAGGGGGGAGAGGTCCACCTCTGctttcagtgtgggaagagctacAAGTATGTTAAATGCTTCAAATCTCACAGGTGTTTCCAGTCAGTCACAGCCAAACGGTACTTGTGCAATGACTGTGGGAAAGGTTTCTCTTGTTTCTACAGCCTTAAGCAGCATCAGCGGATTCACACGGGAGAGAAGCCATACCGCTGTTCTTATTGCGAGAAGTGTTTTAGCCACTCTGGACAGCTGAATGTGCACGTGaggatacacacaggggagaagcctttccTGTGTACAGAGTGTGGAGAGACCTTCCGTCAGTCTGGGGATCTGAAGCGCCATGAGAGAAAACACACTGGTGTGAAACCATGTACCTGTCCTGAATGTGGGAAAAGCTTCAGTCGACCTCAGAGTCTGAAAGCTCACCAGCTGCTGCACAACGGAGAGAAACTGTACAAGTGTGATCAGTGTGTCAAAAGGTTTTCACGAAATTATCACCTGACGAGACACCATGAAAAGATGCACTCATAA
- the LOC115144283 gene encoding histone-lysine N-methyltransferase PRDM9-like isoform X3 — MESTVMSEEVIVVEWADPGVSEEGCQVQIITDNPSAVFSDSLVQNILVNTVVQGQEEGHQLLDDNGNDLYCEECHTSNKDQCDVQGGLSFMLDSPTPMGIPQRALLTLPHGLVVGRSSIPGAGLGVLNQGPAVAPGMHFGPCEGEVTTRERAVASDYSWEVLNSKSESEYIDAARDTHSNWMRYVNCARNEEEGNLIALQYRGIVFFHCCRSIPPGDEFLFWPGGRFIERFRDPSDQIWLRKCTPSEFRTDLSSQVFLCCQCQLTFTTKSYLQKHTEKSHSLDLSPASELSELDNHLSNGNVKPDPMSSSSVGELAYRCPQCPKSFKQKGHVQRHMRNVHSKVKPYCCIHCRRCFAQLSCLARHQIRVHGKKKKQGIEEFMSEEVRGKSQPPPDRTQETESSTSDAPPTGTSVLFPCPHCPFSSTVESSLCQHMKSHDQREKVIKMQAFVEVRGESTHKPESPELPSDALHTEPQTDEPAQRGEEANSCSQCGKRFKQKGHFQRHMRAVHSNVRPYCCPQCRKCFAQGYDLARHQLRVHGTKKKRRVVEVRGENLPRPPSDSAWEPEPPSNDSPTETQTGRAPSQRLRNLRVKSTRTSKAKTKTNAPKQRQISTKKRSHSDPDSDDLDMKEMEGEAVGEEAQYSCTECQGTYDNPESLRSHQCIQVVVGPPPYSCSTCGVTFKRYTTLKKHKLNKHPKENMRYCCTRCGRFFSQAAGLQRHLEAEVCKDIQLSSEAVPCSYCQFSFTEERYLRKHVKRHHPEEYVSQASGLGSGLIPPEQKAVEGGEVHLCFQCGKSYKYVKCFKSHRCFQSVTAKRYLCNDCGKGFSCFYSLKQHQRIHTGEKPYRCSYCEKCFSHSGQLNVHVRIHTGEKPFLCTECGETFRQSGDLKRHERKHTGVKPCTCPECGKSFSRPQSLKAHQLLHNGEKLYKCDQCVKRFSRNYHLTRHHEKMHS, encoded by the exons ATTGTGAGGAGTGTCATACCTCCAACAAAGACCAGTGTGATGTCCAAGGTGGTCTGTCCTTCATGCTGGACTCTCCCACTCCAATGGGTATACCCCAGAGGGCCCTCCTCACCCTACCCCATGGGCTGGTGGTAGGCAGGTCCAGTATCCCAGGGGCAGGCCTGGGGGTCCTAAATCAAGGGCCAGCTGTGGCCCCAGGAATGCACTTTGGCCCCTGTGAGGGGGAGGTGACTACCAGGGAAAGAGCAGTAGCAAGTGACTATTCCTGGGAG GTCTTGAACAGTAAGAGTGAATCTGAGTACATCGATGCTGCACGAGACACTCATTCCAACTGGATGAG GTATGTTAACTGTGCTCGTAATGAAGAGGAGGGTAATCTCATAGCACTCCAGTACAGGGGGATTGTTTTCTTCCACTGCTGCCGCTCCATCCCCCCAGGAGATGAGTTCCTGTTTTGGCCTGGGGGCAGATTCATCGAAAGGTTTAGGGACCCCTCTGATCAAATCTGGCTCCGAAAGTGCACCCCTTCAG AGTTTAGAACAGATTTGTCGTCTCAGGTTTTCCTCTGCTGTCAGTGCCAGCTTACTTTCACCACCAAGTCCTACCTTCAAAAACATACAGAGAAATCACACTCTCTGGACCTATCACCTGCATCTGAACTGAGTGAGCTTGACAATCACCTTTCTAACGGCAATGTAAAGCCAGACCCGATGTCGTCGTCCTCTGTAGGGGAGTTGGCCTACCGGTGCCCTCAGTGTCCTAAGAGCTTTAAGCAGAAGGGCCACGTCCAGAGACACATGCGAAATGTCCACTCCAAGGTTAAACCGTACTGCTGCATCCATTGTAGGAGGTGTTTCGCTCAGCTGTCTTGTCTGGCCAGGCACCAGATACGAGTTCATGGAAAGAAGAAGAAGCAGGGAATAGAAGAGTTTATGTCTGAAGAGGTCAGAGGGAAGAGTCAGCCACCCCCTGACAGGACCCAGGAAACAGAGTCCTCCACCTCCGATGCTCCACCTACAGGGACCTCGGTCTTATTCCCGTGTCCTCATTGCCCATTCTCTTCTACTGTGGAGAGCAGCCTTTGTCAGCACATGAAGAGCCATGACCAAAGGGAAAAGGTCATCAAAATGCAGGCTTTTGTAGAGGTCAGAGGGGAGAGCACCCATAAACCTGAATCCCCAGAACTCCCCTCTGATGCTCTACATACAGAGCCCCAGACAGATGAGCCGGCACAAAGAGGTGAGGAGGCCAACAGCTGCTCTCAGTGTGGGAAGCGCTTTAAACAGAAGGGTCACTTCCAAAGACACATGCGAGCTGTCCACTCCAACGTCAGACCCTACTGCTGCCCCCAGTGCAGGAAGTGTTTTGCTCAGGGGTATGACCTGGCGAGGCACCAGCTACGAGTTCACGGAACGAAGAAGAAGCGTCGAGTAGTAGAGGTCAGAGGGGAGAATCTGCCCCGACCGCCCTCTGACAGCGCCTGGGAACCGGAGCCCCCCTCCAATGATTCACCTACAGAGACCCAGACTGGAAGAGCTCCCTCTCAGAGACTAAGAAACCTCAGAGTAAAGTCCACCAGGACCTCTAAAGCCAAAACTAAGACAAACGCACCAAAACAAAGACAAATCAGTACCAAGAAGAGATCCCATTCAGATCCTGATTCAGATGATCTGGACatgaaggagatggagggagaggctgTTGGAGAGGAGGCCCAGTACAGCTGCACTGAGTGTCAGGGAACCTACgacaacccagagtctctcagatcCCATCAGTGCATCCAAGTCGTGGTGGGGCCGCCGCCGTATTCTTGCTCTACATGTGGGGTTACCTTCAAACGGTACACCACCCTGAAGAAGCACAAGCTCAACAAGCACCCGAAGGAAAATATGCGTTATTGCTGCACCCGCTGTGGAAGGTTCTTCAGTCAGGCTGCCGGTCTACAGCGCCACCTGGAGGCAGAAGTATGTAAGGACATCCAGCTGAGCTCTGAAGCTGTCCCCTGCTCCTACTGCCAATTCTCCTTCACCGAGGAGAGGTACCTCCGGAAGCACGTTAAGAGACACCACCCTGAGGAGTATGTCTCTCAAGCCTCAGGCCTGGGCTCAGGCCTCATTCCGCCAGAGCAGAAGGCCGTGGAGGGGGGAGAGGTCCACCTCTGctttcagtgtgggaagagctacAAGTATGTTAAATGCTTCAAATCTCACAGGTGTTTCCAGTCAGTCACAGCCAAACGGTACTTGTGCAATGACTGTGGGAAAGGTTTCTCTTGTTTCTACAGCCTTAAGCAGCATCAGCGGATTCACACGGGAGAGAAGCCATACCGCTGTTCTTATTGCGAGAAGTGTTTTAGCCACTCTGGACAGCTGAATGTGCACGTGaggatacacacaggggagaagcctttccTGTGTACAGAGTGTGGAGAGACCTTCCGTCAGTCTGGGGATCTGAAGCGCCATGAGAGAAAACACACTGGTGTGAAACCATGTACCTGTCCTGAATGTGGGAAAAGCTTCAGTCGACCTCAGAGTCTGAAAGCTCACCAGCTGCTGCACAACGGAGAGAAACTGTACAAGTGTGATCAGTGTGTCAAAAGGTTTTCACGAAATTATCACCTGACGAGACACCATGAAAAGATGCACTCATAA
- the LOC115144283 gene encoding histone-lysine N-methyltransferase PRDM9-like isoform X2 yields the protein MITKIISNYRFQEVQVVQSTVMSEEVIVVEWADPGVSEEGCQVQIITDNPSAVFSDSLVQNILVNTVVQGQEEGHQLLDDNDCEECHTSNKDQCDVQGGLSFMLDSPTPMGIPQRALLTLPHGLVVGRSSIPGAGLGVLNQGPAVAPGMHFGPCEGEVTTRERAVASDYSWEVLNSKSESEYIDAARDTHSNWMRYVNCARNEEEGNLIALQYRGIVFFHCCRSIPPGDEFLFWPGGRFIERFRDPSDQIWLRKCTPSEFRTDLSSQVFLCCQCQLTFTTKSYLQKHTEKSHSLDLSPASELSELDNHLSNGNVKPDPMSSSSVGELAYRCPQCPKSFKQKGHVQRHMRNVHSKVKPYCCIHCRRCFAQLSCLARHQIRVHGKKKKQGIEEFMSEEVRGKSQPPPDRTQETESSTSDAPPTGTSVLFPCPHCPFSSTVESSLCQHMKSHDQREKVIKMQAFVEVRGESTHKPESPELPSDALHTEPQTDEPAQRGEEANSCSQCGKRFKQKGHFQRHMRAVHSNVRPYCCPQCRKCFAQGYDLARHQLRVHGTKKKRRVVEVRGENLPRPPSDSAWEPEPPSNDSPTETQTGRAPSQRLRNLRVKSTRTSKAKTKTNAPKQRQISTKKRSHSDPDSDDLDMKEMEGEAVGEEAQYSCTECQGTYDNPESLRSHQCIQVVVGPPPYSCSTCGVTFKRYTTLKKHKLNKHPKENMRYCCTRCGRFFSQAAGLQRHLEAEVCKDIQLSSEAVPCSYCQFSFTEERYLRKHVKRHHPEEYVSQASGLGSGLIPPEQKAVEGGEVHLCFQCGKSYKYVKCFKSHRCFQSVTAKRYLCNDCGKGFSCFYSLKQHQRIHTGEKPYRCSYCEKCFSHSGQLNVHVRIHTGEKPFLCTECGETFRQSGDLKRHERKHTGVKPCTCPECGKSFSRPQSLKAHQLLHNGEKLYKCDQCVKRFSRNYHLTRHHEKMHS from the exons ATTGTGAGGAGTGTCATACCTCCAACAAAGACCAGTGTGATGTCCAAGGTGGTCTGTCCTTCATGCTGGACTCTCCCACTCCAATGGGTATACCCCAGAGGGCCCTCCTCACCCTACCCCATGGGCTGGTGGTAGGCAGGTCCAGTATCCCAGGGGCAGGCCTGGGGGTCCTAAATCAAGGGCCAGCTGTGGCCCCAGGAATGCACTTTGGCCCCTGTGAGGGGGAGGTGACTACCAGGGAAAGAGCAGTAGCAAGTGACTATTCCTGGGAG GTCTTGAACAGTAAGAGTGAATCTGAGTACATCGATGCTGCACGAGACACTCATTCCAACTGGATGAG GTATGTTAACTGTGCTCGTAATGAAGAGGAGGGTAATCTCATAGCACTCCAGTACAGGGGGATTGTTTTCTTCCACTGCTGCCGCTCCATCCCCCCAGGAGATGAGTTCCTGTTTTGGCCTGGGGGCAGATTCATCGAAAGGTTTAGGGACCCCTCTGATCAAATCTGGCTCCGAAAGTGCACCCCTTCAG AGTTTAGAACAGATTTGTCGTCTCAGGTTTTCCTCTGCTGTCAGTGCCAGCTTACTTTCACCACCAAGTCCTACCTTCAAAAACATACAGAGAAATCACACTCTCTGGACCTATCACCTGCATCTGAACTGAGTGAGCTTGACAATCACCTTTCTAACGGCAATGTAAAGCCAGACCCGATGTCGTCGTCCTCTGTAGGGGAGTTGGCCTACCGGTGCCCTCAGTGTCCTAAGAGCTTTAAGCAGAAGGGCCACGTCCAGAGACACATGCGAAATGTCCACTCCAAGGTTAAACCGTACTGCTGCATCCATTGTAGGAGGTGTTTCGCTCAGCTGTCTTGTCTGGCCAGGCACCAGATACGAGTTCATGGAAAGAAGAAGAAGCAGGGAATAGAAGAGTTTATGTCTGAAGAGGTCAGAGGGAAGAGTCAGCCACCCCCTGACAGGACCCAGGAAACAGAGTCCTCCACCTCCGATGCTCCACCTACAGGGACCTCGGTCTTATTCCCGTGTCCTCATTGCCCATTCTCTTCTACTGTGGAGAGCAGCCTTTGTCAGCACATGAAGAGCCATGACCAAAGGGAAAAGGTCATCAAAATGCAGGCTTTTGTAGAGGTCAGAGGGGAGAGCACCCATAAACCTGAATCCCCAGAACTCCCCTCTGATGCTCTACATACAGAGCCCCAGACAGATGAGCCGGCACAAAGAGGTGAGGAGGCCAACAGCTGCTCTCAGTGTGGGAAGCGCTTTAAACAGAAGGGTCACTTCCAAAGACACATGCGAGCTGTCCACTCCAACGTCAGACCCTACTGCTGCCCCCAGTGCAGGAAGTGTTTTGCTCAGGGGTATGACCTGGCGAGGCACCAGCTACGAGTTCACGGAACGAAGAAGAAGCGTCGAGTAGTAGAGGTCAGAGGGGAGAATCTGCCCCGACCGCCCTCTGACAGCGCCTGGGAACCGGAGCCCCCCTCCAATGATTCACCTACAGAGACCCAGACTGGAAGAGCTCCCTCTCAGAGACTAAGAAACCTCAGAGTAAAGTCCACCAGGACCTCTAAAGCCAAAACTAAGACAAACGCACCAAAACAAAGACAAATCAGTACCAAGAAGAGATCCCATTCAGATCCTGATTCAGATGATCTGGACatgaaggagatggagggagaggctgTTGGAGAGGAGGCCCAGTACAGCTGCACTGAGTGTCAGGGAACCTACgacaacccagagtctctcagatcCCATCAGTGCATCCAAGTCGTGGTGGGGCCGCCGCCGTATTCTTGCTCTACATGTGGGGTTACCTTCAAACGGTACACCACCCTGAAGAAGCACAAGCTCAACAAGCACCCGAAGGAAAATATGCGTTATTGCTGCACCCGCTGTGGAAGGTTCTTCAGTCAGGCTGCCGGTCTACAGCGCCACCTGGAGGCAGAAGTATGTAAGGACATCCAGCTGAGCTCTGAAGCTGTCCCCTGCTCCTACTGCCAATTCTCCTTCACCGAGGAGAGGTACCTCCGGAAGCACGTTAAGAGACACCACCCTGAGGAGTATGTCTCTCAAGCCTCAGGCCTGGGCTCAGGCCTCATTCCGCCAGAGCAGAAGGCCGTGGAGGGGGGAGAGGTCCACCTCTGctttcagtgtgggaagagctacAAGTATGTTAAATGCTTCAAATCTCACAGGTGTTTCCAGTCAGTCACAGCCAAACGGTACTTGTGCAATGACTGTGGGAAAGGTTTCTCTTGTTTCTACAGCCTTAAGCAGCATCAGCGGATTCACACGGGAGAGAAGCCATACCGCTGTTCTTATTGCGAGAAGTGTTTTAGCCACTCTGGACAGCTGAATGTGCACGTGaggatacacacaggggagaagcctttccTGTGTACAGAGTGTGGAGAGACCTTCCGTCAGTCTGGGGATCTGAAGCGCCATGAGAGAAAACACACTGGTGTGAAACCATGTACCTGTCCTGAATGTGGGAAAAGCTTCAGTCGACCTCAGAGTCTGAAAGCTCACCAGCTGCTGCACAACGGAGAGAAACTGTACAAGTGTGATCAGTGTGTCAAAAGGTTTTCACGAAATTATCACCTGACGAGACACCATGAAAAGATGCACTCATAA
- the LOC115144283 gene encoding histone-lysine N-methyltransferase PRDM9-like isoform X4, whose product MSEEVIVVEWADPGVSEEGCQVQIITDNPSAVFSDSLVQNILVNTVVQGQEEGHQLLDDNGNDLYCEECHTSNKDQCDVQGGLSFMLDSPTPMGIPQRALLTLPHGLVVGRSSIPGAGLGVLNQGPAVAPGMHFGPCEGEVTTRERAVASDYSWEVLNSKSESEYIDAARDTHSNWMRYVNCARNEEEGNLIALQYRGIVFFHCCRSIPPGDEFLFWPGGRFIERFRDPSDQIWLRKCTPSEFRTDLSSQVFLCCQCQLTFTTKSYLQKHTEKSHSLDLSPASELSELDNHLSNGNVKPDPMSSSSVGELAYRCPQCPKSFKQKGHVQRHMRNVHSKVKPYCCIHCRRCFAQLSCLARHQIRVHGKKKKQGIEEFMSEEVRGKSQPPPDRTQETESSTSDAPPTGTSVLFPCPHCPFSSTVESSLCQHMKSHDQREKVIKMQAFVEVRGESTHKPESPELPSDALHTEPQTDEPAQRGEEANSCSQCGKRFKQKGHFQRHMRAVHSNVRPYCCPQCRKCFAQGYDLARHQLRVHGTKKKRRVVEVRGENLPRPPSDSAWEPEPPSNDSPTETQTGRAPSQRLRNLRVKSTRTSKAKTKTNAPKQRQISTKKRSHSDPDSDDLDMKEMEGEAVGEEAQYSCTECQGTYDNPESLRSHQCIQVVVGPPPYSCSTCGVTFKRYTTLKKHKLNKHPKENMRYCCTRCGRFFSQAAGLQRHLEAEVCKDIQLSSEAVPCSYCQFSFTEERYLRKHVKRHHPEEYVSQASGLGSGLIPPEQKAVEGGEVHLCFQCGKSYKYVKCFKSHRCFQSVTAKRYLCNDCGKGFSCFYSLKQHQRIHTGEKPYRCSYCEKCFSHSGQLNVHVRIHTGEKPFLCTECGETFRQSGDLKRHERKHTGVKPCTCPECGKSFSRPQSLKAHQLLHNGEKLYKCDQCVKRFSRNYHLTRHHEKMHS is encoded by the exons ATTGTGAGGAGTGTCATACCTCCAACAAAGACCAGTGTGATGTCCAAGGTGGTCTGTCCTTCATGCTGGACTCTCCCACTCCAATGGGTATACCCCAGAGGGCCCTCCTCACCCTACCCCATGGGCTGGTGGTAGGCAGGTCCAGTATCCCAGGGGCAGGCCTGGGGGTCCTAAATCAAGGGCCAGCTGTGGCCCCAGGAATGCACTTTGGCCCCTGTGAGGGGGAGGTGACTACCAGGGAAAGAGCAGTAGCAAGTGACTATTCCTGGGAG GTCTTGAACAGTAAGAGTGAATCTGAGTACATCGATGCTGCACGAGACACTCATTCCAACTGGATGAG GTATGTTAACTGTGCTCGTAATGAAGAGGAGGGTAATCTCATAGCACTCCAGTACAGGGGGATTGTTTTCTTCCACTGCTGCCGCTCCATCCCCCCAGGAGATGAGTTCCTGTTTTGGCCTGGGGGCAGATTCATCGAAAGGTTTAGGGACCCCTCTGATCAAATCTGGCTCCGAAAGTGCACCCCTTCAG AGTTTAGAACAGATTTGTCGTCTCAGGTTTTCCTCTGCTGTCAGTGCCAGCTTACTTTCACCACCAAGTCCTACCTTCAAAAACATACAGAGAAATCACACTCTCTGGACCTATCACCTGCATCTGAACTGAGTGAGCTTGACAATCACCTTTCTAACGGCAATGTAAAGCCAGACCCGATGTCGTCGTCCTCTGTAGGGGAGTTGGCCTACCGGTGCCCTCAGTGTCCTAAGAGCTTTAAGCAGAAGGGCCACGTCCAGAGACACATGCGAAATGTCCACTCCAAGGTTAAACCGTACTGCTGCATCCATTGTAGGAGGTGTTTCGCTCAGCTGTCTTGTCTGGCCAGGCACCAGATACGAGTTCATGGAAAGAAGAAGAAGCAGGGAATAGAAGAGTTTATGTCTGAAGAGGTCAGAGGGAAGAGTCAGCCACCCCCTGACAGGACCCAGGAAACAGAGTCCTCCACCTCCGATGCTCCACCTACAGGGACCTCGGTCTTATTCCCGTGTCCTCATTGCCCATTCTCTTCTACTGTGGAGAGCAGCCTTTGTCAGCACATGAAGAGCCATGACCAAAGGGAAAAGGTCATCAAAATGCAGGCTTTTGTAGAGGTCAGAGGGGAGAGCACCCATAAACCTGAATCCCCAGAACTCCCCTCTGATGCTCTACATACAGAGCCCCAGACAGATGAGCCGGCACAAAGAGGTGAGGAGGCCAACAGCTGCTCTCAGTGTGGGAAGCGCTTTAAACAGAAGGGTCACTTCCAAAGACACATGCGAGCTGTCCACTCCAACGTCAGACCCTACTGCTGCCCCCAGTGCAGGAAGTGTTTTGCTCAGGGGTATGACCTGGCGAGGCACCAGCTACGAGTTCACGGAACGAAGAAGAAGCGTCGAGTAGTAGAGGTCAGAGGGGAGAATCTGCCCCGACCGCCCTCTGACAGCGCCTGGGAACCGGAGCCCCCCTCCAATGATTCACCTACAGAGACCCAGACTGGAAGAGCTCCCTCTCAGAGACTAAGAAACCTCAGAGTAAAGTCCACCAGGACCTCTAAAGCCAAAACTAAGACAAACGCACCAAAACAAAGACAAATCAGTACCAAGAAGAGATCCCATTCAGATCCTGATTCAGATGATCTGGACatgaaggagatggagggagaggctgTTGGAGAGGAGGCCCAGTACAGCTGCACTGAGTGTCAGGGAACCTACgacaacccagagtctctcagatcCCATCAGTGCATCCAAGTCGTGGTGGGGCCGCCGCCGTATTCTTGCTCTACATGTGGGGTTACCTTCAAACGGTACACCACCCTGAAGAAGCACAAGCTCAACAAGCACCCGAAGGAAAATATGCGTTATTGCTGCACCCGCTGTGGAAGGTTCTTCAGTCAGGCTGCCGGTCTACAGCGCCACCTGGAGGCAGAAGTATGTAAGGACATCCAGCTGAGCTCTGAAGCTGTCCCCTGCTCCTACTGCCAATTCTCCTTCACCGAGGAGAGGTACCTCCGGAAGCACGTTAAGAGACACCACCCTGAGGAGTATGTCTCTCAAGCCTCAGGCCTGGGCTCAGGCCTCATTCCGCCAGAGCAGAAGGCCGTGGAGGGGGGAGAGGTCCACCTCTGctttcagtgtgggaagagctacAAGTATGTTAAATGCTTCAAATCTCACAGGTGTTTCCAGTCAGTCACAGCCAAACGGTACTTGTGCAATGACTGTGGGAAAGGTTTCTCTTGTTTCTACAGCCTTAAGCAGCATCAGCGGATTCACACGGGAGAGAAGCCATACCGCTGTTCTTATTGCGAGAAGTGTTTTAGCCACTCTGGACAGCTGAATGTGCACGTGaggatacacacaggggagaagcctttccTGTGTACAGAGTGTGGAGAGACCTTCCGTCAGTCTGGGGATCTGAAGCGCCATGAGAGAAAACACACTGGTGTGAAACCATGTACCTGTCCTGAATGTGGGAAAAGCTTCAGTCGACCTCAGAGTCTGAAAGCTCACCAGCTGCTGCACAACGGAGAGAAACTGTACAAGTGTGATCAGTGTGTCAAAAGGTTTTCACGAAATTATCACCTGACGAGACACCATGAAAAGATGCACTCATAA